A single window of Dermacentor albipictus isolate Rhodes 1998 colony chromosome 1, USDA_Dalb.pri_finalv2, whole genome shotgun sequence DNA harbors:
- the Rpn8 gene encoding 26S proteasome non-ATPase regulatory subunit 7: MTGTDLAVSKVVVHPLVLLSVVDHFNRMGKIGHQERVVGILLGSWKEKGVLDVSNSFAVPFDEDDKDKTVWFLDHDYLENMYSMFKKVNARERIVGWYHTGPNLHPSDIPINELVRRYCSTSVLVIIDAQLLSIGLPTEAYIAVEEVHDDGTPTTKTFEHVPSEIGAEEAEEVGVEHLLRDIKDTTLGTLSQRITNQLMGLKGLQGQVHHIREYLEQVVVGTLPVNHTIIYQLQDIFNLLPDVGLQDFVKSLYIKTNDQMLVVYLASLVRSVVALHNLINNKITNRDAEKKESTKKEEPKEKKPEEKKKEVKA, encoded by the exons ATGACTGGCACAGATCTTGCAGTCTCAAAGGTTGTGGTGCATCCGCTGGTTCTCCTCAGCGTTGTGGATCATTTTAATCGCATGGGAAAGATCGGCCACCAAGAAAGAGTTGTCGGCATCTTACTCGGCTCCTGGAAAGAAAAGGGTGTTTTGGACGTTTCTAACAGCTTTGCTG TTCCATTCGACGAAGATGACAAAGACAAGACTGTCTGGTTTCTGGATCATGACTACCTCGAAAACATGTATTCTATGTTCAAGAAGGTGAACG CCCGGGAGCGCATTGTTGGCTGGTACCACACTGGCCCAAATTTGCACCCCAGCGATATCCCTATCAACGAGCTGGTGCGAAGGTACTGCAGCACTTCT GTGCTTGTCATCATTGATGCTCAGCTGCTCTCTATCGGTCTACCTACGGAAGCATACATAGCTGTTGAGGAAGTTCACGAT GATGGCACTCCGACCACCAAGACATTTGAGCATGTACCCAGTGAAATTGGAGCAGAGGAAGCTGAGGAGGTTGGGGTCGAACATTTACTTCG TGACATCAAAGATACCACCTTGGGCACTCTCTCACAGAGGATAACCAACCAACTGATGGGTTTGAAAGGACTTCAAGGCCAGGTGCACCACATAAGAGAATATCTGGAGCAG GTGGTAGTGGGTACACTGCCAGTCAACCACACCATCATCTACCAGCTACAGGACATATTCAACTTGCTCCCTGACGTGGGTCTCCAAGACTTTGTGAAGTCTCTTTATATCAAGACAAATGACCAGATGTTAGTTGTGTACTTGGCATCCTTGGTGCGCTCAGTGGTGGCCCTACATAACCTCATCAATAACAAGATTACCAATCGTGATGCTGAGAAAAAGGAGTCAACGAAAAAAGAAGAGCCGAAGGAGAAGAAACctgaggagaaaaagaaagaagtcaaGGCGTGA
- the beta'COP gene encoding coatomer subunit beta' — protein sequence MPLKLDVKRKLLARSDRVKCVDLHPTEPWMLASLYNGNVHVWNCESQQLVKTFEVCDLPVRAAKFVPRKNWVITGSDDMQVRVFNYNTLERVHMFEAHSDYIRSIVVHPTQPFILTSSDDMLIKLWNWEKQWACTQVFEGHTHYVMQIVINPKDNNTFASASLDRTVKVWQLGSVTPNFTLEGHEKGVNCVDYYHGGDKPYLISGADDRLVKIWDYQNKTCVQTLEGHAQNITAVCFHPELPIIMSGSEDGTVRIWHANTYRLESTLNYGLERVWTICSLQGSNNMALGYDEGSIIIKLGREEPAMSMDNSGKIIWAKHSEIQQANLKAMADTEIKDGERLPLQVKDMGSCEIYPQTISHNPNGRFVVVCGDGEYIIYTAMALRNKSFGSAQEFVWALDSSEYAVRENGSTVKIFKNFKERKAFKPEFGAEGIFGGFMLGVRSVSGLAFYDWESLELVRRIDIQPKHVYWSENGELVSIATEDSFYILKYDQDAVAKAHEAKEGVTEDGIEEAFDVLGEVQESVKTGLWVGDCFIYTNSVNRLNYYVGGEIVTIAHLDRTMYVLGYISKESRLFLGDKELNVVSYSLLLSVLEYQTAVMRRDFETADKVLPTIPKEQRTRVAHFLEKQGFKAQALAVSTDPEHRFELCLQLGDTKTAHQLAVEAQSEQKWKQLAELALAHGDFALAQECLHNAMDFAGLLLLATSASNADMISKLATSAEAVGKNNVAFLAKFLLGDAEKAFEVLLATKRYPEAAFFAKCYVPSQTSRAVKLWKEELAKVSEKSAQALADPEDYENLFPGLQDSIKAEEFLKQQHLAGRKPATEFPNIVPHQDRNPVEEMKAAELAGTFMYAAHAAGEACPLQPTVCPGKLPQGSASAKEEEPSVQNEEYVDLDQLEQELEHDIENLALDENLDYKLQEDLLSDD from the coding sequence ATGCCTCTAAAGTTAGACGTCAAGAGAAAGCTTTTGGCTAGGTCTGATCGCGTCAAATGCGTCGACCTGCACCCAACCGAGCCATGGATGCTGGCAAGCCTCTACAACGGTAATGTTCATGTCTGGAACTGTGAAAGCCAGCAGCTTGTCAAGACATTTGAAGTCTGTGACCTACCAGTTAGAGCTGCGAAGTTTGTTCCTCGAAAGAATTGGGTCATCACTGGTTCTGATGATATGCAAGTCCGAGTGTTCAACTACAACACATTGGAACGGGTGCACATGTTCGAGGCTCATTCCGACTACATCCGCTCCATCGTCGTCCACCCAACCCAGCCGTTCATACTGACGTCCAGTGACGACATGCTAATTAAGCTTTGGAACTGGGAAAAGCAATGGGCATGCACGCAGGTGTTCGAAGGTCACACCCATTACGTCATGCAAATTGTCATCAACCCGAAGGATAACAACACCTTTGCGAGCGCGTCATTGGACCGAACAGTCAAAGTGTGGCAGCTCGGTTCTGTGACACCGAACTTCACCTTAGAGGGGCACGAAAAAGGAGTCAACTGCGTTGACTACTACCACGGAGGCGACAAGCCGTACCTCATCTCTGGGGCCGACGACCGCCTTGTCAAGATCTGGGACTACCAGAACAAGACATGCGTTCAGACCCTGGAGGGCCATGCACAGAACATCACTGCTGTTTGCTTTCACCCTGAACTTCCCATCATCATGTCCGGCTCTGAAGATGGCACAGTGCGCATTTGGCATGCCAACACCTATCGGCTCGAGAGCACACTCAACTATGGGTTAGAACGAGTCTGGACAATCTGCTCTCTTCAAGGCTCGAATAACATGGCACTGGGTTACGACGAAGGAAGCATCATTATCAAGCTGGGACGGGAAGAGCCGGCCATGTCCATGGACAATTCTGGCAAAATAATTTGGGCTAAACACTCCGAGATTCAGCAGGCTAATCTTAAGGCCATGGCAGACACAGAGATCAAGGATGGAGAACGACTACCTTTGCAAGTCAAGGACATGGGCAGCTGTGAGATTTACCCACAGACCATCTCGCACAACCCAAATGGACGTTTTGTTGTGGTATGCGGTGATGGTGAATACATCATCTACACAGCTATGGCACTGCGCAACAAGAGTTTTGGCTCGGCACAGGAGTTTGTCTGGGCGCTAGACTCTTCTGAATATGCTGTGAGAGAGAATGGGTCCACTGTCAAAATATTCAAGAACTTCAAGGAACGCAAGGCCTTCAAGCCAGAGTTCGGTGCAGAGGGCATTTTCGGTGGCTTTATGTTGGGTGTCAGATCAGTAAGTGGACTTGCTTTCTATGACTGGGAGTCATTGGAACTTGTTCGTCGCATCGACATTCAGCCAAAGCATGTGTACTGGTCTGAGAATGGTGAACTTGTGAGTATTGCCACTGAAGATTCCTTCTACATCTTAAAGTATGACCAGGATGCTGTTGCCAAGGCTCATGAAGCAAAAGAGGGTGTAACAGAAGATGGCATTGAAGAAGCCTTTGATGTGCTTGGTGAAGTACAAGAATCTGTGAAGACAGGCCTGTGGGTAGGTGACTGCTTCATCTACACAAACAGCGTAAACCGGCTGAACTATTATGTAGGTGGGGAGATAGTCACTATAGCTCACCTAGACCGCACAATGTATGTGCTTGGTTACATCTCAAAAGAAAGTCGCCTTTTCTTGGGGGACAAGGAGCTCAATGTAGTCTCCTACTCTCTGTTGTTGTCTGTCCTCGAGTACCAAACAGCAGTCATGCGTCGAGATTTTGAAACTGCTGACAAAGTCCTTCCCACTATTCCAAAGGAACAAAGGACTCGAGTAGCTCATTTTCTCGAGAAACAAGGCTTCAAGGCGCAGGCACTGGCAGTCTCCACTGACCCAGAGCACAGATTTGAGCTGTGCTTGCAGCTTGGTGATACTAAGACTGCGCACCAGCTAGCAGTAGAGGCTCAAAGTGAGCAAAAGTGGAAGCAGCTTGCTGAACTGGCCCTTGCACATGGTGACTTTGCTCTTGCCCAAGAATGCCTGCACAATGCCATGGATTTTGCTGGTCTGCTTCTCTTAGCCACGTCTGCAAGCAATGCAGACATGATTTCGAAGCTAGCGACCAGTGCCGAGGCAGTTGGCAAGAACAATGTTGCATTTCTTGCTAAGTTCTTATTGGGTGATGCAGAAAAAGCGTTTGAGGTACTCCTGGCCACAAAGCGGTATCCAGAGGCTGCCTTCTTTGCAAAATGTTATGTGCCTAGCCAGACATCACGTGCTGTGAAGTTATGGAAAGAGGAGCTTGCCAAGGTCAGTGAGAAGTCTGCTCAGGCTCTGGCAGATCCTGAGGACTATGAGAACCTTTTCCCAGGGCTTCAAGATTCCATCAAGGCTGAGGAGTTCCTGAAGCAGCAGCACCTTGCAGGGAGAAAGCCTGCAACTGAGTTTCCAAATATAGTGCCTCATCAAGACCGCAATCCTGTGGAAGAGATGAAAGCAGCTGAACTGGCTGGTACCTTTATGTACGCTGCACATGCTGCTGGAGAGGCTTGTCCATTGCAGCCTACAGTGTGTCCTGGAAAGCTTCCACAGGGAAGTGCTTCTGCTAAGGAGGAGGAGCCAAGTGTCCAGAATGAGGAATATGTGGACTTAGACCAACTTGAACAAGAGCTGGAGCACGACATTGAGAACTTGGCACTTGATGAAAATTTAGATTATAAACTTCAGGAAGACCTCCTCAGTGACGATTAA